The genomic window AAAAAGAGCTTAGAAGTTCGTCATGCCATCCTTTATGAAGGCTGGAATAAAAATGGAAAACGCGTCTCTTTAAAGGAACCCAAAGCCATTATGACGACTAAAAAAACCGCTGGTTTTTGGGCAGAGATTCAAGCCTTTACAGCGAATCATTATGCCTTACAACAAGCTCAAATCATTACAAATAGTGACGGCGGACAAGGGTATACCGCAGACAAATTCCAAGAAGCTTTTTCTCAATCGAACTACCCTGTTTTAAATCAGCTAGACTCTTATCATGTTTTTCAAGGGTTAAACCGTGCATTTGGCGTGAAAACTACCATTTTTAAACAGCAGGTCAAACAAGCATTAAAGACGCATGATTTAGATCAGTTAACTATTTGGTTGGATACGTATGAAAGTACGCTAGATGAAACTTCTGCAGTGGAAAAACTGACTACATTTCGAACCTATGTAGTACGAAATTGGGATCGAATTTTCGATTGGCGCGAAAAAGTAGAACAAGCGCCGAAGGACGCAAGAGGTTTAGGCGCAATGGAGTCCAATCAACGACGTATCTCTTTTCGCATGAAAAAGCGAGGAATGCATTGGAGCGCAGAAGGTTGCGAAGCTATGGTAAAGGTAAAACAAGGGATGTTTAATCACACCTTGCGTGAAGCCTATCTTCACCAACAAAATAGAAGTGCGAGAAATCAACGTAAGTTAAACCAAACGGTTCGTTTATCGTCGTTATTGCATGAGAAAACACGGCAGTCAGTCGGGGCAAAAAATGGGACTATTCCGTTATATGCCTCCCGTTCATCAGCAATAGGACAATTAATTAAAAGTTTTCGTTAATTCCTGTCTTTTGGGAGAAGGTTCCTGGTTTTAGGAACCTTCTCCCAAAAGATGGGCCAGCAAGCGGCGTAGCCGTGCGGTAGCTGATGAGTGTACAAGAATAAAACGTCTAAACTAGCATGGTAATAGGACGCTCGAGAAAAACTTGACACAAACATTGAATGTAAATTCTATGAAAACGGATTTATTTAAGGTACAATAGAAGTAGTTAAAAGTACCTATCAACTTGTTTAATAAACTTATTAGAATGGAGTGATTTATATGTTACAACAATATAATCGAATTTTAGTCGCTATTGACGGTTCCAAAGAGGCCGAACTTGCATTTAAAAAAGGTGTCCAAGTTGCTGTACGAAATAATTCTTCGCTAATTTTAGCTCATATAATTGATACAAGAGCTTTTCAAAGTATTTCTACGTTTGATGGTTCAATGGCTGAAAAAGCTAATGAACAAGCTACTACTACTTTAGAAGAGTATGTACGTTATGCTAAAAATCATCGAGTTACAGATATTAGTTACTCTATCGAATATGGCTCACCAAAAGTTTTAATTGCAAAACAAATACCGGAAGATAAAGAAATTGATTTGATTTTATTAGGAGCAACTGGTTTAAATGCTGTTGAACGTATTTTTATAGGCTCTGTTTCTGAATACGTTATTAGACATGCTGCATGTGATGTTTTAATTGTTAGAACTGACTTAGATAACGTTGCAAAATCATAATTTGTTCAAATAAAGAGAGTCTTAAAAAGCATTTCACTTTTTAGGACTCTCTTTATTTTTATTAAATAGAGATTACTTACGCAATCTTTCTACATCACGTGCGATAACAATTTCTTCATCAGTTGGAATTAACAATACTTTTACTTTTGAATCAGAAGTAGAAATAATACGTTCTTTGCCTCTTACTTTATTCGCTTCTTCATCAATTTCTGCTCCAAACCAATTGATACCATCAATGATAATTTGACGTGTTTCAGGAGAATTTTCTCCGATTCCTGCTGTAAAGACAATAGCATCTGCACCATTTAACAAAGCAAAATACTGACCAATGTATTTTTGTACACGGTTATAGAAAATATCTAAAGCCGTTTGTGCTTGTTCATTTCCAGCTTCTTCTGCTGCTTCTTCTACGTCACGCATATCACTAGAAATATCAGAAAGACCAAGTAACCCTGATTTATTATTCAAAATATAGATCATTTCATTAACATCAGTAAGACCTAATTTATTCATTAAAAATGGTAAGATAGATGCATCAATATCACCAGAACGAGTTCCCATAGTAATTCCTGCTAAAGGAGTAAAGCCCATCGATGTATCAACTGATTTACCACCTTTAACAGCTGTAATAGAGCCTCCATTACCTAAATGACAAGTGATTAATTTAAGATCTTCAAGTGGCTTACCTAACATCTCAGCTGCACGTTCTGAAACATATTTATGAGACGTACCATGCGCTCCATATTTACGAGCAGAAAAATCTTCATAATAACTCATTGGAATACTATACAAATAATTTTCCTTTGGCATAGATGCATGAAATGAGGTATCGAATACTGCTACACTAGTAATATTTGGTAATAATTTTTTAAATGCTTTGATCCCCGTAGCATTTGCAGGATTGTGTAGTGGTGCAAATTCTGCTAAGCCTTCAATTTGAGCAATCACTTCATCAGTAATTAGAGCTGAATCTTTAAAAATTTCTCCACCAGCAACAACACGATGCCCTACTCCTGTAATCTCTTCATAGTTTTCTATTACTTTTAATTCAATTAATTTATCTAAAACCATTTGTATTGCAATTTCATGATTTTTAATGTCTTCAATTACTTTATATTTTTCACCCTTGTATTTAGTTGTAAATACAGAGTCTTTTAAGCCTACTCTTTCAATAATTCCAGATACAATTTCTTCTTCTGCTGGCATCTCGTAGAGAGTAAATTTTAAACTAGAACTACCTGCGTTGATTGCAATTGTTTTTGACATAATGAGAACCCCTTTATTTTATATTTTTATATTTTCTTGTTTCCAATTTTCAACTTCTTGCATGAAATGTTGCATAGAAGTTTGGTTTTTAAAATCAGGTATCTGAGCTAACAAAACTTGTTTTGCTTGTTTTGCTTTACCACCTTTTTTCTGAACTAAAAGAATAGATTTTCTTGACTGTTCTGATTTAAATAATTCTTTCGGTAAATGAAGCATACCTTGAAGAAACGCTTCGGATTGAATCATTTTAGTTAATGCGGCGGATTCTTTTGATTCAAATAATTGTGTAGGAACTAAGAAAACGCCATAGCCACTATCCTTTAAATAATAGATACTTTGTTCAATAAATAAATGATGAGCATAAGAATGGCCTTCATTTGAACTCGTTTTAAATCGTTTAGCATTTTCGTCTATTGGATAAAAACCAACTGGTAAATCACTTACAACGACGTCTACTGGATCAAGTAACAAATCAGTTAATGCATCTTGATGGGTTAATTTAAGTTTTTGTCCTTGAAGTTCAAAATTAATTAAAGCCAATGATAACAATAAATCATCATTGTCTATCCCTTCAACCTCAACTTCAATTTTTTTCAAAGTTAAACTATTATAAACGGTCGATAATAAATTTCCTGTTCCAATTGCTGGATCAAGTAGGCGAATTTTTTTTATATCCGCATCAATAACTTTTTCAATTAAGTAAGCTAATATAAAACCAATAGCATCTGGTGTCATCTGATGATTCGCTTGTACTTGGTCGCTTTTTGCACCTTTTAAAAGAGCTAACTGAAAACTTTTTCTTATTTCTTCTGAATCCATCTTATTTAGAGGCAATTTTTGATAAAGACTCGTTAATACTTTCACTGCTTGATCAGAAAGCCGATCACTATCTTGTGCTACTTTTCTTCCATCCACAATATTTTCTCCAGTTTCAGAAAGTCCTTCTAAATATGAAACACCTAATTCTTTCTGTAATAGTTGAACTGAAGTATCTAACTCTGAAAATAAACGTTCAATCTCTTTTTGAGACACTTTATCAACCTCTTTTCTTAATTTATAGCTACTTAGCAACTTAGTTTATTCTCTAAGCAGACTTATTTATCTGTTTAAATTTATTTACTACCTGTATTATTCTACCGAATAAAGCTTTAATTTTCAAGACTCATTTCAAATTTTATTTCTCTATTTTTTAAATATTTATCTCGGGTTAATCATACCATTAACCATAGCAAAATAGCAGATTGAGACTTTTAAGCAGTAAATAGACTATTAAAATAAAAAAAGCCCAGATACTTCTTTGTATCTTATTTACACCTTTATATTCATCTATAACTTTTAAAAAAACGAGAAGTACTGTGATGATTGTCTTACTCTTTATGAACTTTAAAATAATAGTCATTAAATCAGTCATTTTCTTTTAAAGTATTCCTATTTCTTTTAAAATAAATAATAAAAAAAAGCTCTTCTACAAAATAGAAGAGCTTTTTTGTTAAATTATTGAGCAGCTGGATAAACAGATACTTGCTTTTTGTCGCGGCCTTTACGTTCGAAACGAACAACGCCATCAACTTTAGCAAATAAAGTGTCATCTCCGCCGATTCCTACGTTATTACCCGGGTAGATTTTAGTACCGCGTTGACGGTATAAAATTGATCCGCCGGTAACAGTTTGACCATCTGCACGTTTAGAACCTAAACGTTTAGATTGAGAATCACGACCGTTAGTTGTAGATCCGCCACCTTTTTTATGGGCAAATAATTGTAAATTCATTTTCAACATTTTAATTGCACCTCCTGTTTTTAATCTTAATTTCGAGTTAATTTAACATATTCGGGATACTCTTCTGCTATACTTTTTAAAGATAAAAGAAGGCTTTCCAAAAGAATCTGCGCAGTAATAAATTGTTTTTCATTGATTTCCAATGGTAATTCAACAAACAGGTATCCACCTTCAACTTCATCATTTGTTTCAACTAAAGGAGTAAATTCTCCCAAAACAGATAAACTGTTTGTTGCTCCAATTGTTAAAGCTGATACACCTGCACAAACAATATCAGTTCCGTAAGCTCCTGACCCTGCATGCCCCGTAACTTCAAAAGAAACAATCTTATCTTCTTCATTCCGTTTAAAAAATGCATGAATCATTCACAAACACCACTTCCCTTA from Carnobacterium iners includes these protein-coding regions:
- a CDS encoding class I SAM-dependent methyltransferase produces the protein MSQKEIERLFSELDTSVQLLQKELGVSYLEGLSETGENIVDGRKVAQDSDRLSDQAVKVLTSLYQKLPLNKMDSEEIRKSFQLALLKGAKSDQVQANHQMTPDAIGFILAYLIEKVIDADIKKIRLLDPAIGTGNLLSTVYNSLTLKKIEVEVEGIDNDDLLLSLALINFELQGQKLKLTHQDALTDLLLDPVDVVVSDLPVGFYPIDENAKRFKTSSNEGHSYAHHLFIEQSIYYLKDSGYGVFLVPTQLFESKESAALTKMIQSEAFLQGMLHLPKELFKSEQSRKSILLVQKKGGKAKQAKQVLLAQIPDFKNQTSMQHFMQEVENWKQENIKI
- the rpmA gene encoding 50S ribosomal protein L27, which translates into the protein MLKMNLQLFAHKKGGGSTTNGRDSQSKRLGSKRADGQTVTGGSILYRQRGTKIYPGNNVGIGGDDTLFAKVDGVVRFERKGRDKKQVSVYPAAQ
- a CDS encoding universal stress protein, encoding MLQQYNRILVAIDGSKEAELAFKKGVQVAVRNNSSLILAHIIDTRAFQSISTFDGSMAEKANEQATTTLEEYVRYAKNHRVTDISYSIEYGSPKVLIAKQIPEDKEIDLILLGATGLNAVERIFIGSVSEYVIRHAACDVLIVRTDLDNVAKS
- a CDS encoding ISLre2 family transposase, which gives rise to MNKIISKVYQIIKDSSNLIETEEAIQVCMYEVFAELVGDVFTHLNQVIKEQKQEEGWKVKREDWKTVQFIFGSVRYCRTLMIDQESQNHYPLDDWLGIRKYQRHSPLVEVKVAELASKVTYRDTANMLNEWTAVTISHQTVGSLLKRVGSAQAREDEESVLELEESAELPEGKKVDYLYAEADGVFVRGTKKKKSLEVRHAILYEGWNKNGKRVSLKEPKAIMTTKKTAGFWAEIQAFTANHYALQQAQIITNSDGGQGYTADKFQEAFSQSNYPVLNQLDSYHVFQGLNRAFGVKTTIFKQQVKQALKTHDLDQLTIWLDTYESTLDETSAVEKLTTFRTYVVRNWDRIFDWREKVEQAPKDARGLGAMESNQRRISFRMKKRGMHWSAEGCEAMVKVKQGMFNHTLREAYLHQQNRSARNQRKLNQTVRLSSLLHEKTRQSVGAKNGTIPLYASRSSAIGQLIKSFR
- a CDS encoding acetate/propionate family kinase is translated as MSKTIAINAGSSSLKFTLYEMPAEEEIVSGIIERVGLKDSVFTTKYKGEKYKVIEDIKNHEIAIQMVLDKLIELKVIENYEEITGVGHRVVAGGEIFKDSALITDEVIAQIEGLAEFAPLHNPANATGIKAFKKLLPNITSVAVFDTSFHASMPKENYLYSIPMSYYEDFSARKYGAHGTSHKYVSERAAEMLGKPLEDLKLITCHLGNGGSITAVKGGKSVDTSMGFTPLAGITMGTRSGDIDASILPFLMNKLGLTDVNEMIYILNNKSGLLGLSDISSDMRDVEEAAEEAGNEQAQTALDIFYNRVQKYIGQYFALLNGADAIVFTAGIGENSPETRQIIIDGINWFGAEIDEEANKVRGKERIISTSDSKVKVLLIPTDEEIVIARDVERLRK
- a CDS encoding ribosomal-processing cysteine protease Prp, whose amino-acid sequence is MIHAFFKRNEEDKIVSFEVTGHAGSGAYGTDIVCAGVSALTIGATNSLSVLGEFTPLVETNDEVEGGYLFVELPLEINEKQFITAQILLESLLLSLKSIAEEYPEYVKLTRN